Below is a genomic region from Bradyrhizobium sp. 1(2017).
GCGCAGCGCGCCGCGCATGAGCTTGGGCAAGCCGGCCGTCTGCTTGTATTCCAGCAGCCGCTGGTAGGTGGCGGGCACGCCGTTCAAGAGCGTGATGCCTTCCTCGGCCAGCGCCTTGGCAAGCGCAGCGGGATTGTATTTGGTGACCAGCCGGGTCACACCACCGACCATCAGCGTCATCGTCAGCAGCGAGATGCCGACGATATGCGAGATCGGCAGCACGCAATACTGCACGTCCTCCGCCGTCATGCTCCGCAAGTTCGCGGTGGTCCTTGCGGAAAACAGCAGGTTCCGATGCGTGAGCATGACCCCCTTCGGCGCTCCAGTCGTACCGGACGTATAGATGAGCACCGCCACCTGACGTGCGCCGTCGGCCTCGACCGGCTCGGCATGCGTGTCCTCGTTCAGGACAGACACGCCGATGCCGTGGAGCGGACCAACATCCTGCACCGGAGCGTTGTAACGCGTGGCGTGCGAGGCCGCCTCTTCGGAAACCTCCGCCGTAAAGAACATGCGACGGGCGCCGCTGTGATCTCTAATCTGATCGAGCTCACGCGGCGACAGCCGCGGGTTAGCCACGATCGCCCAGGCATCGAGGCGACTGGCCGCGAACAGGAGGCAGGCGAGCGCGATCGCGTTTTCGCTCACGATCATCATCCGATCGCCGGCGCGGATGTCGAGGGTGCGTAGCGCCTCCGTCGTGGCGCCGACCGCGCGGTCGAGCTCGCGATAGGTCAGCGTGGTATTGTCTTCGATGAGCGCCGTCCGGTCGGGTGTGGTGGCAACATAGGGGTCCATCACCTCATGAATGCGCTGCGGCAACATCTCGGTGATTTCCGCTGCAGCCTGCTGCCAGTTCGCCAATGCCACCTCCCGTTGAAAGGCCCTTTGCGGGCTCGACTCGTTCCGGATATCCCCCGCCCGGTCAGGCGCTCTTGCGCCGCGCTGCGACCGATTGCGCCTGGATTTCCTCCTCGACGTCGCGCAGGCTGTCCTTGCCGAAGTAGATCTCGTCACCGACGAAGAACGTCGGCGAGCCGAACGTACCGCGCGTCACGGCGCTGCTGGTGTTCTCGATCAACCTCTTCTTGACGTCGTCCTGCTGAGCGCGGGCGCTGATGCGATCGATGTCCAGCCCTGATGACAGAAACGCATCGCGGAAGACCTGCGGATCGTCCATCTTCTTGGGCTCGACCCACATGTGGTGATAGGCAGCGCGGAAGTAGGGCTCGAACGCCCCCTCGAACTCCGCGGCAACAGCGCCGCGCATCAGCGCCAGGGTGTTCACCGGGAAGAACGGGTTCACCGTGAACTTCGTGATGTTGTGCCGGCGCAGGAAGCGTTGGGTCTCGAGCGCATTGTATTCCGGCTTGTTCTTGATCCCGCGCAGCGACTCGGCAGGCGACAGGTTGCCGGTCGCCTTGTAGACGCCGCCGAGCAGCACCGGCACGTAGTCGAACTTGACGCCGGTTCGCTGCTCGATGCCGGGCAACGCGAGCTCGGCGAGGTAAGCGTTGGGACTGCCGAAATCGAACTGAAACTCGACCTTGAGCGGAGCAGCCATGGAACGCCCTTCCCTTCGATGGCGGTGGTTGTTCGCCACCCGATTGATCGTGCTGCACCGATAAGGTTCTATTTTAGAACTGTCAATATGATGTTTATCATACAATGCCTATAACGATGCGCGAATAAGGGCATCCTATTGATTTACTGTGAGTTCCTATTTAGAATTTATTTGCAATGCCGCCACGGATTCGCTGGAGACGACAATGAAATGGGATACCCTTGAGGAGGAGCCATGCTCTCTCGCCCGTACCGTGGCGGTGATCGGTGACCGCTGGAGCCTCCTCATCCTGCGCGAATGTTTCTTGCGCATTCGCAGATTTGATGACTTCCAGACGTCGCTCGGAATCACCCGCCATCTGCTCGCCGATCGGCTGAAGAAATTCGTCCGCTTTGGCGTACTGCGCAAGATTCCGTATCAAGAAGCGCCGAAGCGCTACGAGTATATCCTGACGCAAAAGGGTCTCGATCTCTACCCGATCATCATGTCGATTGTGCACTGGGGCAACGTCCACATGGTCGACTCGCGCGGACGACCGCTGCTGCATGAACACAAGAACTGCCACAAGATGTTTGATCCTGTCATGATCTGCTCCGAATGCGGTGAGCCGCTGACGGCGACGGCAGTCCACGTTCATCCGGGCCCCGGCGCGAGACGGTCTTCGCCGACAAGCAACGGCGTTTCGGCGAAGAACGCTGGTTGACCTCCAACGTCTCAACAGCTCGATCCAGGAAGGCAGGCCCGCTGGAACGTTGTGGACGACTTCAACCAGCCAATGCATCCGCAGATGGCCTTGCCGTGGCCGAGCGCCTGGCGACTTGGCGTTGCGCAATTGGCAAACAGGATGGCAGGGTAGCTTAGGGTAGAAAGCCCCCGACCCGAACATTCTGGTTGTGACTCTGCGACCAGAATCGCGCCCGCGACGACCACCAAACCGATCTCTTGACGAGCCGATAGGCAACCGCCGTGGCTTCAGGCTCAAGTCCGAAACGATCGGTTCAAATTGGCACCAATCCAATCTCGGATTGTCCGATTTGTACATCGCCGCACCCACTATCTCCGAAGTCCTGTTTTCCTACCGAAGGGCAGCCCTTGCTAGTTCGTCAAAAGCCGCCGTTCGCACGCAATTCCTCGCCGGGCGAGAAATGGTCCGGAGCAGGTGGTCAAAATGAGCGACCGCTATCGGCGACGAGAGCCTTCGACTTCGGAGAGAGGCTCGGTGACTGACGCCGAGATCGTATTGCTAGAGATCGAACGAATCCGTGCAAGGCGATGCCGCCGGCACAAGGACTTCAGCTCCGGCGGCGGGGCGCCCTTCCCCTCGAGCATCACCAGCGCCAGCGCAGCCTCCACCCGCACGCTCGGATCCTCATCGCCCGCTAGCTGTCGGAGGGGGTGGAGCGCTTGTTCGATCCCCGGGAAGACCGGACCGAGGCGACCGAGATGCCAGGCCGCCAGGCTGCGGACGAAGGCAAGCTCGTTGCCCAACTCGAGCGGACGGCTTGCCGCGCAAGTCGTAACAGGAGGTCTGGCATGTAACCCATGCGGTCGAGGGCACCATGAACGGATGAACCTGCTTCCATCTTTGCGCGCAGAACCAAGCCGCCCGACAATTAAATCGTGGTTTTCCATCTTCCCCGGAAGGATGAGGATCTGTCTCCACAGACAGAAACCCCACCCTCCGCGAAGCTTCCGAAATGATCGATCTCAGAGCAACCGAGTTGTTTGAGACGGCGGCCGAAAGCCACCCATGCCCCCAAAAAGAAGGGGGGTAAGTGTCGCGCCGCGAGACTCTAAAACACCTTGTCCACGGGCAGACCCAGCGCGATCGAGCCAGCATACAGCTCTTGGGGTCCAGCCTGCAGCGGGTGGTAACGGGCGGCCTGAATGTCGCGGAAGCGGCGTTCAAGGCCGGTGGCGCGGAAGAAGCCGGCGCCGCCGGCGAGCTGCATCCCAAGCTCTACGGCCGCAATCGCGTGGCGCTCAACGAGTTGGCGGCCCATCATCACCTGGTTAATGGTCTCGGCCGACGGCGCATCCAGCCTCACGGCCGCCAGCATGGACTCGCGCGCAAGGCGTGCGGCGGCGAGCTCCGGCTGGGCGCGGTCGGTATTGTTGGAAGCTGGCGCCATCCTGGCGTGCGAGGAACACGGTTGGATGCAAGACCGAGCGGACCCTCACGCTCGCGATCGCCTTGGATGTCGCCAGACTGGATCCGCCACCTGGATTGTCGCCGGAGCAAGCGGCTGCCGAGATCAGCGCCGTGTTCGGATCGATCGGTGACACATGCCCCGAATGTCTCTCCCAAAACTGAATACGAAAGCTGGACGACTTCCCGCGCCGCAGGGCGTAAGGCGCCAAAAATCGTCGAGAGAGTCCTGCACCAGATCGTGTTCTTCCCGCGCCAATACGATCTCCTGCTATTGGAACCGTCAGGTCTTCCCAGTCTTAAACCGAATATTTTCAACCGACGGGAGGAGCGTCATGCCTCGTGGCGACAAGTCCAGTTACACCGACAAGCAGAAGCGCCAGGCCGAGCACATCGAAGAGGGCTATGAGCACCGCGGCGTTCCGGAGAAGGAAGCGGAACGGCGCGCCTGGGCGACCGTGAACAAGGAGACCCACGGCGGGAAGAAGAGTGGCTCGGGTCGTGGCGCCGAGGAAGATCATTCGCCGGCCCGCAAAGGCGGCCGATTGGGCGGCGCGGCCTCGGCCAAGCGGCCGGCATCGGAGCGCTCGAGGTCCGCCAAAAAGGCGGCCAAGACTAGAAAACGGCGCGCTGCGTAAGTTGCCATAAGGAGAGCAAGATGGGTCTCGAAGCCGTCTTTTTCCTTGGAGCGCTTGTACTCCTCACGGCACTAATCTATGGCGTCATCAGCTATCGCTACCGAAACCGTGCATTGGATCGCGTGGCCGAAGACGTCACGCGTGAGAGGTATCGAAGAGACGAGACTTAACGGCATTCCTTCACGACTGCCGACAAAGACATTGTATCGGCCAAGCCGGCACGATTGGCTTTAGTCGATGCTGCCCCCGTCTTTCGTCGCCGCGATATCGATCAGCGCTATGCCAAGCTCAGGCTTCTTCTTACGCCTGAGATGGGCTGGCGTGTCCGCCACGACAACTTCGAGTGTTGGTCGGACCTTTGCTTCGAGAAGGTGCCCGCCGCGAGTGGTCCCGTTGGCCAATCCCAAGACCACATGCACGTGAAGACTTGCCTTACCGTCGTCGCCGACGGCGATGTCGCCGATCGCGCTCAGCACTTCGCACTGCTCTGCGATTTCGATCTTCTTGTAGGTCTTCTTCTCGAAATCGAACCAACCAACCGTCGCTCTTTCGAAGGCGCCGATAGCGGTGAGCGACGCCGCGGTAATCCCCGCATCGTTCGCAAATTTGGTAAGCGTGGCGAACGCTTCCTCCCCGGAGTCGAGGATGATGACGCGGGTTGCGGAACCCGCCTTGCCCGACATCTTCACACTCTGCATTGTTGTCAGGCCGCGCTGCGCCGGGTGTGTCGACCTTCCTTGACCTCCTCGATGATTTTGTCACAGAAGGCCTCAAGATCACCCGGGTTGCGGGAGGTGATAACGCCCTGGTCCACGACGACCTCCGCGTCCTCCCACTTCGCGCCGGCGTTCGCCACGTCCGTCTTGATCGACTTGAATGACGTCAACTTGCGACCTTTCGCTATGCCCGTCTCGATGAGAAGCCAAGGGGCGTGGCAGACGGCTGCGACGATCTTCTTGGCATCGAAGATGTCCTTGATGAACTTCAGCGCCGCGGGCTCCACCCGCAGGAGATCGGGATTAATCTGTCCGCCGGGCAACACAACGGCGTCGTAGTCAGCAGCCGATGCCTGGTCGAGCGTCTTGTCGACCTTTACCGGTCGCCCCCAATCCTTCTTATCCCAGCCCTTGATCTCGCCTGCGGCGAGCGAGACTACATCGACCGTTGCGCCAGCTTTCTTCAGGCGCTCCTGTGGCACTTCCAGCTCGGCCTGCTCAAAGCCGTTCGCGGCGAGAATGGCGATCTTTTTGCCGGTCAAATCCATGGGACCAATCCTTCGAGTTGAGTTTTGTCCAACAATCGATCGTCTCGAATATCGTTCCTGAAAAGCCGGATCCTCGAAAATTAGGACCCGACGGCTGTGACGACGGTTATCCGGGGGGTAGACGCAGCAGGAGGCGTCCCGCATGGCGGACAGGTTCCACGGTAAGGTCGTCATCGTAACAGGTGCAGCTTCCGGTATCGGAGAAGCGACAGCACGCCGCTTCGTTACGGAGGGCGCGAAGGTTGCCTTGGTCGACCGCGATAAGGCATCACTGGAAAAAGTGGCCAGGAGTCTACCCGCAGACCAGGCGATGGCCCAAGCCGCCGACGTGTCGGATTCGAGCGCCATCGACGAAATGGTCGCAGCAGTCGTCGACCGCTTCGGTCGTCTGGACGTCATTGTGAACAACGCCGGCGTCCATGAAGGCGGCGACCCGGCTTCCATCACCAATGAGAAATGGCGGACGGTGATGTCGACCGACGTCGACGGCGTGTTCTACGGCTGCCGCGCGGCACTGCCCCATCTTGAAAAGACCAAGGGCTCAATCGTGAATACGGCGTCGGTCTCGGGGACTGGCGGCGACTGGGGCATGAGCCCCTACAACGCAGCGAAGGGCGCCGTGGTCAATCTGACGCGTGCTCTCGCCCTGGATCTCGGTAAGAAGGGCATCCGCGTGAATGCGGTGTGTCCCAGTCTGACGCGTACGGGCATGACGGAAGACATGATGGACGACAAGAAGCTGCTGGCGAAATTCGCCGAGCGGATCCCGCTAGGCCGCGTCTGCGAACCCGAGGAAGTCGCGGCCGTGATAGCGTTCCTGGCAAGTGACGACGCAAGCTTCATTACCGGTGCCAATGTGGCGGTGGACGGCGGCGTATCCGCCTCCAATGGTCAGCCGCCTCAAGAATAACCGCCGAGCGCCGTTCGCCGTCCTATTTTGCGAGC
It encodes:
- a CDS encoding PPC domain-containing DNA-binding protein; its protein translation is MQSVKMSGKAGSATRVIILDSGEEAFATLTKFANDAGITAASLTAIGAFERATVGWFDFEKKTYKKIEIAEQCEVLSAIGDIAVGDDGKASLHVHVVLGLANGTTRGGHLLEAKVRPTLEVVVADTPAHLRRKKKPELGIALIDIAATKDGGSID
- a CDS encoding HEAT repeat domain-containing protein; the encoded protein is MENHDLIVGRLGSARKDGSRFIRSWCPRPHGLHARPPVTTCAASRPLELGNELAFVRSLAAWHLGRLGPVFPGIEQALHPLRQLAGDEDPSVRVEAALALVMLEGKGAPPPELKSLCRRHRLARIRSISSNTISASVTEPLSEVEGSRRR
- a CDS encoding SDR family NAD(P)-dependent oxidoreductase yields the protein MADRFHGKVVIVTGAASGIGEATARRFVTEGAKVALVDRDKASLEKVARSLPADQAMAQAADVSDSSAIDEMVAAVVDRFGRLDVIVNNAGVHEGGDPASITNEKWRTVMSTDVDGVFYGCRAALPHLEKTKGSIVNTASVSGTGGDWGMSPYNAAKGAVVNLTRALALDLGKKGIRVNAVCPSLTRTGMTEDMMDDKKLLAKFAERIPLGRVCEPEEVAAVIAFLASDDASFITGANVAVDGGVSASNGQPPQE
- a CDS encoding plasmid stabilization protein; amino-acid sequence: MPRGDKSSYTDKQKRQAEHIEEGYEHRGVPEKEAERRAWATVNKETHGGKKSGSGRGAEEDHSPARKGGRLGGAASAKRPASERSRSAKKAAKTRKRRAA
- a CDS encoding 2-hydroxychromene-2-carboxylate isomerase, with the translated sequence MAAPLKVEFQFDFGSPNAYLAELALPGIEQRTGVKFDYVPVLLGGVYKATGNLSPAESLRGIKNKPEYNALETQRFLRRHNITKFTVNPFFPVNTLALMRGAVAAEFEGAFEPYFRAAYHHMWVEPKKMDDPQVFRDAFLSSGLDIDRISARAQQDDVKKRLIENTSSAVTRGTFGSPTFFVGDEIYFGKDSLRDVEEEIQAQSVAARRKSA
- a CDS encoding type 1 glutamine amidotransferase domain-containing protein, with the protein product MDLTGKKIAILAANGFEQAELEVPQERLKKAGATVDVVSLAAGEIKGWDKKDWGRPVKVDKTLDQASAADYDAVVLPGGQINPDLLRVEPAALKFIKDIFDAKKIVAAVCHAPWLLIETGIAKGRKLTSFKSIKTDVANAGAKWEDAEVVVDQGVITSRNPGDLEAFCDKIIEEVKEGRHTRRSAA
- a CDS encoding acyl-CoA dehydrogenase family protein, which translates into the protein MAPASNNTDRAQPELAAARLARESMLAAVRLDAPSAETINQVMMGRQLVERHAIAAVELGMQLAGGAGFFRATGLERRFRDIQAARYHPLQAGPQELYAGSIALGLPVDKVF
- a CDS encoding class I adenylate-forming enzyme family protein; translated protein: MALANWQQAAAEITEMLPQRIHEVMDPYVATTPDRTALIEDNTTLTYRELDRAVGATTEALRTLDIRAGDRMMIVSENAIALACLLFAASRLDAWAIVANPRLSPRELDQIRDHSGARRMFFTAEVSEEAASHATRYNAPVQDVGPLHGIGVSVLNEDTHAEPVEADGARQVAVLIYTSGTTGAPKGVMLTHRNLLFSARTTANLRSMTAEDVQYCVLPISHIVGISLLTMTLMVGGVTRLVTKYNPAALAKALAEEGITLLNGVPATYQRLLEYKQTAGLPKLMRGALRLMSVAGAPLDLELKARVEKELGLPLGNAFGITECSPGISGVRPEAPRSDNSVGVLVPGIEARIVARGGAIVTNGDIGELHVRGPNVMRGYYRAPDLTAKAIDPEGWFNTGDLARFEGDAMFIVGRTKEMIIRSGFNVYPAEIEAVLSTHPDVVQCAVVGRSVPGNEEIVAFVQLLKGSSATAQDLMAHVAPELTSYKRPSEIILMDALPATSTGKLLKHKLAESLRN
- a CDS encoding winged helix-turn-helix transcriptional regulator; its protein translation is MKWDTLEEEPCSLARTVAVIGDRWSLLILRECFLRIRRFDDFQTSLGITRHLLADRLKKFVRFGVLRKIPYQEAPKRYEYILTQKGLDLYPIIMSIVHWGNVHMVDSRGRPLLHEHKNCHKMFDPVMICSECGEPLTATAVHVHPGPGARRSSPTSNGVSAKNAG